AGTAATGTTTACAGATTTGGTTGTTGGGTGAGTGTTTTGATAGCACGTCTGTGGTATGAGTAAAAGTAACATGCTTTTTGTTAGATGTTTTGTTAATGTTTTCCAAAATACTGTCACTGGATACAAAAAGCAGATtcattttcattagaaatgttACCATATTAAAAATGCCTTGATTCCAAGACACATTTCTAGAAACATTCCATTTGTTTCTACAAAGACAACAAATATTCTGCACAATGCAAAAGAATCTTATGGACAGGTGGCAAACCTATCCATACCCCATTTCATGCTGATCTACACTCTCTTTTTAGAATCGTAAGAATTCTTAATGACCTATTTACAGTAGCACGTCTTAATTTAACTTAATATAACTTTTTCGGCAAATGACTAAATCTTACCTTACTAAACAATCTCCTCTGTTATGTtaacaaataaagtaaaagtgACCCAACTAATACAAACTTGCTCAGACAACTAGCAACTAGTATCTGTGGCTCAACATAATAAAGCTAAATGACAATACCAGGAAATGTATATCAGACAGCtagaacaaaaataaacatccaTTTGATGGTTTAGAAAATTCTTTCATTATAAATggggtgtgtgaatgtgaagaacttGTTCAAAGTGTAAAGAAACTCTATAACGTTACGTTTCTAGAAAGTTTTTCatattatgtggaggttctacACTTAAATACCAAATCTTCCAGACTCATGAAGACTCAGAAAATATCTGCCTGGTCCTTCATACATTTAGACTACTActaatacactcttaaaacagggttctttgagagTTCTTTGTTAAGTGGTGTAACACAATGCATTTGAGGTGAAGTGGAAACATATGAATGTGTTTTTCCCCCGGTAAGCTGTTTCTTTACATTTCCAACATTTAAAGAACAACGTTACACACTAAGTGTAAGTGTCTTATTATAACAGCAGAATCCCacacaaaatacatttaaaccCACTATTATCTGACATGCACAACTCATGAGGTCATTGGAAAAGGAATGGGTGACATAATTTTACACCCCCCCTCTGTCTCTCAAGACACCCTCACATAACTGCAGGATCCCCATAGTAGATCTCAGAATAATAAGCACGTCTGAATGAATGGTGCGATTTCTGTGCGTTTAAACAACTCAACTAATTATTCTAATTACTAAGTATATTGTGTGCTGTTGCATTAAACCTGGCTTTCCTATTGTTCTATCTTCACCAGAACGAACCTCATTTAAGAGTAAATAAGCTACTGTCAACATGCACAGAACTGCCTCCTTTCCAAGGAGATTGAAGTGGACCTCGCCTGCGGGGCGAAAGGGCAAAAATGTGAATTCTAGAGAGGGGAAAACTGTTGTCATATCCTCCACTGTCGCCATGGCACCAGTAAGACCAGCTTAAAGTGGAAGCGGATGCCCTTTTTTCATGTTCTCGTGTTTCCAGGTTACAGTGCTTCAAAACCGTCcgaaaataaaaaacagaggAGGCAAAACATGGCTCCGGGGACCTGAGTCATGTAACTAAAATTAGCACACTTTGAAAAGTTAATCTAATTGTTCTATACTGAAGCCGGTAATGATCTTTGGTGAAGGCAGTTGTCAGGTAAATGCGTGGATGGGAAGGATGGGTCGGGATGGGGGAGCGAGTCATAAAGCCTAAGTGCTCTTAGCACAGAAGATGAGTTCACCTTGTTCACAGTGGTACAtcaaacacacataaacacacaataatGCCTGGCTTACCGAACGACTGGCAGGTAAGTTGTAGAGTTTCCACTGACTATTtattgaaatatttaattataaattattaaaaatgatatcATTTatggtttgaaaaaaaaaatcaaagattATTGTGCTGAATGCTGTAATGTCATGTTCACATAAAAGTAAGCCTTTCAAAACAATTATGATAAACCACAAAAAGTGAATTAATAGCTTACAAATGTAAAGATAAGAACACATGGTCACGTGGGGACCTTTTGTTCACAGTGTTTGAGCTGTTGCTTCTGTCTCATGGTCTGCTGAAGAGCAGGGAGAGGGAGAACATAGCatttctgaaaagaaaaaacacctgCATAAATAAAAGGAttagacattttaaaaagttcattttCCAGACAGCAGTGGATCAGGGCATATTTTGTGTCTTGCATGTAAACAGTGAGGAGGGTAAGTGTACAGTGTAAAGGCACATAAAGTCCTAAAGCCCTTCAATTTCTCTTACCTGGCTAGTCTTCTGAGTACCCCAGGCCTTTCTCTCACAGTGGGTCCGGACTCACAGATCTCAGAGTTGtcttgctccactgctcaaaAGACAACTTACATTTCAGCTTCTACCAGGATTAGcatgattatttatttaaattcagtTGAAAATGTCCTGAACTGGCagtgattataataataatgctcaTTTTCTTGAACTGATCTCTCACAGCAAAAACTAGAGCTGATAAACAATTAACCTCATTTACTTGCAGAATTTTTTCCTTGATTTCCATTTTTCCCTAATAAAGTGTTTAGATGTTTTGTTCTGGGCTGGATTTCCCaaaaagcatcttagcacaaaTGAGGTGGTAGGGCAAGCACTGAACTGAACAATCTCTCCACCAGTTATAGACAATAAGCATTTTAACACTAAATGTGGGAAAGGTTTTGGGAAACTAGGTTTCTGAGTTCAGAAAAAACTAATCACTCGATGAACTGTATATTTGTGGATAGCGGGGCACAACCTACAACATTGTGGTTTAATAACTAACATCTTACTCTTTCTACACTGAAAATGTGAAAGTGGTGTGAGTGTAAATATTACAACTTGCACAAGGGTTCGTTCTAACAGTCACTGAAAACCTGGTAAATTGGTGCAAAAATGAATTTAATATAATTGTATGTTGACTCAATCAGGTGTATATATAcaactgtatatatacagtttgtgtttttacaaacaaaaaattaggtgctttaaatggttctttgagtgacgcCACAGAACCATGTTTTGGTTCATACAGCACCATGTTTGTATTAacgatgtatgagtgtgaagaacctttaacagGCCTAAAGAACCTTCTCTTGATGTAATGTTTCTAATCAACTACCAAAGTTTtccacactcacatctctattacaaacactgtaaaatataagAATATAAGGGCACATTAACATATTTTTTACTTATTGCTTTCATTCGGAGGCTTGTAACAATGTGCTGAACTAGCCTGACTAGTTCTGGCTGTGAGTTGTGTTTATAATTCACAGTGGTGCTAAATTATAGCCCCTGAGAAGaagattaaaataatatatgagTGAGATTCTGTGACTTATACTCACAACTTAATCAACAAACTGCTTTGGGATATCTGTCAACATGTGCAGAAGACGAAGCAATGGGAATATGAGAAAGTCCCCAGAAGCACGATCTACTTGCACCCATTGAACCTGGACCAAATAAGCATGTAACAATTTACCCTGCTTTGGGTTGTGCCCCGCTCTCCCCTATACCATTACTAATATGATTAAAAATGATAGTGGCGGCTCTAGTCTCTCCATGTGTACACTGCGGAAACGACTGCAGTAAACAGGGGTATAGGAGTTAAAGTGATATTTATGGTGAGCATGTGACTCATCCTTAGTTGCTGGGTTCTTGGCACCTGAAGCCGGCTGGGAAGGCACCTCTGAATCAGCATGTAACTGTGAGAGAAAGGGAGTGTGAGGCTGCGattgtgagagagggagagaatgagagacagaaagaaaacaccACAAATGATGGACGTATTGGctcttaaatttatctctgttcaaataaaacaaaatgggcttttatttttatcagtttctataattaaCATAATGGAGCTAGTTATGCCACCTGAGTGGGCTAATGTGTCAGGCCGTTTGCCCTACAGGGTCAATAAAGCATGATTAGacactcagacagacagacaaggtTTATGTGTGAGTGATGGACAGAACACCTctctctccaacacacacacacacacacacacacacacacacacacacgcgcgcacacgcgcacacacacacacacacaaacacacacacacacacacacacacacacacctcactgcCACAAGCCATCCCTTCTGCACCATTGGCCAGGTAGGGGGACTCTCTgggatagaaagagagaaatctATTTTTTCCCTTTCAGTTGACACATTCAATTCTTGTTCCCACTTCCAGCACATTTAACATGAAAACACAAAGCCTGTTTGAGGCATGTCTGCAAGCTCATCAGCCTGAGGCCACAGAGATTGCCTGAATAAGACGATGTCTATTTTGGAGCTGACAGGAAAGTGGATTGTATAAACTGTACGACTTTGGTCTTCACCAGAACAAGCCTAAGGCTAAATCCCCCTAATGCTTCTACAGAAGATTATCTCTTCAAGCCaaccttcttaaaaaaaagaaaaagaaagaaaaagaaaaaaatgtacttttgaAAGGATGCCACAAATGAACCACTACTGGTTCCATAAGAAACTCCAACAAACAACTTCttaatttatgtaaatgagatgttATGGTGTAAAGACCTTTTTTTATTGGGATCACTAAGCAGCATTTGTAACTTACTATGACagtttcaaaatcatgttgatgctccactgttTTGTAATAGTAAAAATAGTGCCGCTGTTGCTGCTACTTCGGGCTCTACATGCTGCTAactacactatgtaactttTGTGATGCGGGAAGGAAATTGCCCAAGAGAAcagtgtaacgctgcgtaactcgagtcatatttgtgtaaaaccctGTAATATTATTGTGACAGTCCACATgcctctttctgtatctctcagctcataCAATGCACTTAAAGAGTTACTTTTAGTAGTAGTGCAAATTACatttcccaactgtagggggagcccaggagcaagaacaTAGGTTATCAAATGAGCAGtataatatgctcagttagtGGGTGTCACAGTAATTGGAAGAAAAGGAGAACTTTGCTTGAACAAAAGCATTACAAACACTACACATAAAGATCAGAGTGTTGTGGCGAACAATATAACCAATATCCACCATCTTCCAAAAAAGAGGACCTGCTGCCTCATTGGGAAAGGTggcaaataaatgtaaataacaaacCTAAATGTTCATATGTCggctcttaccattttgtggagggaaaaccaaaaccaaaacatCCTTACGCAGAAAGAAATGGCTCAAATATGAAGCTCTGGTGAAGTGGACGTGTCTCATGTGTGTGTCTAACATCTCATTCTTGTTAGACTAACGTTTTTGGTCCTATTCTTCTCAGAATATGGTGTCCCACAGCACAgatctttttgtgttgtgttggaaagctagctagctatgctcTAAATAGCGTTAAATAGCCTCTTGGCATTTTGGGTTAGAACTCCTCCCAATGCcactttatgatcagtgtctACAGCAGTAGCCTACTTCAGACATCCTTCATATAGAATACAACACAACCAAAAACCACTTGATACAAAATGATTCAAACTCTTGAAAGTGGTGGAATAACGGTTTTAAAAGGGATAAATAACTGAAGTCTGCCTTTCAATTAACCTTTATAATCATAGAATTACTATGTTTATTTGCTACATTAATTATATTTGCATTTGATTTACTTTATTGTCAGAGTCTGGTCTATACTCCTGACTTCTtttgtttgtgctgttctgtttaTTAAGTAAAATATGACAATCACAGGGTGAACATTTCAATTTAATGATGTATTTCAGTCAGTAAAATAGGGTTGAATGCACAACACTACTTGCAAAATGAGGTTCAGATCGAAGGTTAAGAATCTGCACATCCAACAGATTGTCAGTGTTTCAAAACTAATCCAAATGTAGACGTTTCATAGCGTCTAAGAGGGGACCCAAAGGGTTAATAGTGAAGGTGACATAACCGATAGAAATGTGAACTACCAGCATTTGTCAGGCTGCGCTGCACTTGGTTTATAGATTTGCTTGTTTGGGATGGGATGCTTTGgtattaaaatgattatattCAGCCTTCTGGCTGAGTGATGCTTTGATTGAGATGGCGCCCTGTGTTCAGCCTCCTCCGCTGCACCATTTCATAACTACAGCCTCACATCTGAAACTGCAGCCAGACGCCTAATGTGACAGATTAGACTAGTGACAAAGCAAATGCTCATACAAATATCACCTCCAGCTCTATCTGCCTACCGTCTGCCCACACTGAAGTCTGTTTTCTTAACATCAAGTGATTAGGGTTATGTTTAGAGTTATGGCTACACTTGAATGTAATTTCGGGATTGTGGGTGTCTTGTCAGGAAATACATGTCCTGGGAGGAATATTAAAAGGACAGCAGCCAATATTTTTTTAAGATATTACTACATTCACAGCAGTGCTTAAAAACATGGGGATTTTCACCATTTtgatattataaaaaaacatttgtcaCAAACAAGCAAATCCATATACCAAGAGAAGCATGTTGTGACATGCTGGTAGTTTAGGCGAAGGTCGCTGGTTCGATCCCCAGCACTGGCAGGAAGTCGGGGCGGGGGAAGTAAAGAgactctttctcctccctcaaaATCCAATGCAGAGGAGCTCTgaagcaaggcacctaacccccaaaaagtattggaacacctgttcattcattgtatcttctgaaatcaaggatattaaaaatagtttatcctgtcTTTGCCCTGTCTCtataactgtccctactgtgcaAGGAAAGATTTTTACAAGATTtatgaagcattgctgtgaggattagatttCATTCAGAAactagagcattagtgaggtcaggacgatggatgatcacccccacgtcatccccaacttcccatctcatcccaaaaatattggattgAGCACAGTCATTCCagagttccactactccacagcttaatgctggggggctgtatgcCCCCCTCTAACCCATCcctgccaatagcttcatgctaatgactccagagagtcttattctattctacagggactagacaagctgtgtgtgtgtgtgtgtgtgtgtgcatttgcacatctatgtcagcgaTGGGTGAAATCtgaagtagcagaatgcatgcTGTACTGAGTTTTACAGTTTAGAGTGGCCAACTAGACTTCCttacaataacacaacacacacactactggaATTTTTCTGCAAACCAGGGTCTATTAAGATGCCAccattgggcccttgagcaaggcccataACCGTCtaggggtgctgtagcatggtAGACCCTGTGGTCAACAATGAAACAGTGGTGGCTGAGTGGGTTCAATACCAGagtccactaagctgccactgtttggcccttaagcaagggccttccaggggtgctgtagcgCGGTTGACCCTGCGATCTGACCCCAGCTTATGCGAAGAGAAGtatttcattgtactgtacaagtataAGTATAATCGACAATAAAGCCACACATTAAACACAGCATCAGTTCATCTGCTTTTTCtgataaacaaaaacatgagATAAGCAAGCATTTACTGTGTATCTGGCTACAATATTGGAAGCTGGAGGATCCTAATTTAAGAGCAGTTATTAAATATATGGCCACATTTATGAGTAAGGGACAACATACTGACACCCTGGGTGTTGTTTAGGGTTTGACCCAGACAGTGACCTTTCAAACCTTTTAGTGTGTGGCCAGTAAAAGACACAAGAGCATTTAAAAAACAGGGCAGAGGTCACAAAGTGGAGAATGTGTGAGAAGAATGGGCTTAAAAAGCTGAAGGGAGGAAGAAAATGTGTAAAGATAAGGAAGGATGGGTGATATGTCCAACACCTACTGGAGATACTCAGGATGGGGAGCGTCCAGCATGTTGTGATGGTTGTCCAGGTTCTGAGCGCCCTCTTGTGCTTGCTCTGTTCTCCTGCGTTTTGGTTCCCATTCCAGGCTTGGAGAAAAACATGGGCTGCCCAATGCAGTCTCTCGattctgcacagtagaataacAGAACCAAAAAAAATGTGCTGTGAGTTACAATTACAGTAACAAGAAGTTCCATTTTGTAAACAATGATCTCAATGATCTCAGCGCTTCTACAGAAGATTCTTTTAGACCAAAACAACAAGACAGTTTTTACACCGAAACTGCCCAAtatacagtttattatttttattaccattattattatgaaaatgCTGATCTTTGCTAAACTAAAATTTAGGAAGGCTGCAAATTAAGTCCTTAAAAATCCTACAGAGAATTCACATTAGAGTTTATagtaataaaatacaattattaaGGCTTggttataaaataaattaaatgcaaATTTCTTCAATGTTTGTTTTGCAGTGAAAGAGGATTCTTGGAGTGGGAAATTTCAGCGCCATATGATGATTAATTCCACTGTTATTAGAGAATGAAACTGAAGATTTTTATTGCACTAAATGAATTGTTTACACAAAAACTGCATAAAATATAGAATGCATTAGCCTAATGTGGGACATTTCTTCACTGAGGGCATTTCCTGTTTGAAGATTGCCTGCTCCACAGCTTGTGTTAACCCAATGTTTTTCTCATTAATTTGCAGAAAAACTATACTTATTACACTTAGGTGTTTCCTAATTAGGCAGCGCCCCACATTAGGGGCAAAATTGCCTCATTATGAAAATACTGAACTGCTATACTGATATTAAAGAAGAGAAGCGAAGTCCTCTAATCAATAACAactttgtattttctttcagCTGTGGAAATCCTTACCAATCACAGTTGAATAACAGATAAATGTTTCTTTGGGTTTGTGCAGTCTAGCAAAGGTGAAGTATTTTTGGTTAAAACAATTATTTCCATTTTTGAATTCACATTgcattcacattcacatctGCACCAgtgcaggggtgggcaatatgataatattatatacaatatgcttttatcGTCAGTACTTAAagaatgcattttatttattggaGTGAATGTATTTTTGGATAGCAGTTTCTGAAATCAGCCTCTATTGGTGCATTTGGCTAATGTGTTTACATACTGTGATAATTATCATATAACATTAGAAGGTTTTAAAATGTTGTGATATAAGTTTTACCATTTCGTCCAGCCCTAGTGTGTTGAAATGTACCAATGTACTCACAATATTAATGTTTCCATATTGTGTAGACAAGACTCTTTTagaaatctgaataataacaaACATTTGCAGACATTACAGGCCATCAGTGCTGCAGAGTTTATAAAGCTCTATCTGTCTTGGCTCAGTTCTTAGAAAAACTGTCAGGTGCTTTGATCACTCTGAATCATATGGTGATGTAAACTCTTTAAATTGCACAGGCCAAAAAAAAGTGGAACATCGTGTATTATCTCTCTGACAGTTCCTCTGAACTATACTGAGGTGGCGGAGATGATGTAACAGCTGATGTAAGTGCTTGTTTACAAATATGCTCCTTTGGTGTCGGGAACACAAGTTCCTTTAAAATTCCTTCAGTCTCAGGCATAAGACATTCGCTAGGTGATGAAAGGTACTCACTGGAGGGATCCATTCGCTTGCACGATCCACTGCAAGACAAGAACAGAGAAGACACCTAAATAACCACCATCATGTCACTTCTTAATCATATGAGTATGTGTGTAAGCTACCAAGAGTTGCTTACTTGTGTACTGAGGGACTGGCTCATTAGTCTCCACATAAAGGGTGATGAGGAAAGGGTAAGCAGAGAGCTTGACGTCCCCCTTCCTGAACCTCAACTCCGACACTCGCTCCCACCTACTCTTATCTGTGGGCAAGGTATTGCAGAGAACAGAGCTACATTGCCTGAGCAGCAGATCAAGTTATTTATAGGTTTTAGCTAAACTGAAAGAGACATTGGCAGCGATAAACTTTTATAAACTCATGCAGCATGTAAAAAATGTGACTGAAAGGGACAGGTAAAGGATCTAACTGTAAAGAGCATACAGGGGAAGATGGTGAAGTGCTGGGTGGTGAATGGATGGAGACTGTCCAGACTCATGAGCACAACTCGTACAGCatcctatatatataaaaaagaagatTTTCACTTACTGTTATTGCAGTTCACATCAGATGTGCTTTTTCTCTCTACATGTGTTTGATCACTCTGTATTACCTCCAGCTCCTTATTGACCAACTCACTATCCAATAACTCTTCTTCacaactataaaaaaaacaaaactgagtAAGTTTAAGATGGACTACTAACCCACAAGTCCAGAACTTGTGTGTCCTTGGTTAAAATCACTTTAAATGACATGTTCATTAATGTCTGTTGTTCAGTGAAATATGATCAGTGCATACATTTATATGATGGCTAGTTATCAGAAAATGTGTATTTGAATGTCTTTAAATAGGTATTAGAGCAGCACTTAAATATTAAGGAAGGGatatacacacactgagcactTTCTTGGGTACGGCCACCCTTTAATACAAAATCAGCCTCAGATCTTAGCATGTTTGCATGTTGGGGAGTCTCACAGATGTAAAGGGTGTTTATCTGAGCTACCCTATCCACTCCTGAAACCTGATGTGAACTGTTAGAGTTGCTGATAGAGGAAAGActggttagctgactgtgtgaATGAAAACTAGTACGAGTGTCTCCTACACCCTGGCGCAGTGGATTGTATTGCTGTcatactgttttatttattatttccacCGTTAGTTATATTCCTCAAATGTAC
This portion of the Salminus brasiliensis chromosome 9, fSalBra1.hap2, whole genome shotgun sequence genome encodes:
- the LOC140562223 gene encoding uncharacterized protein, encoding MPVQAFSFPLPETRFFQVGQQVYKFKIRRGSKISCEEELLDSELVNKELEDAVRVVLMSLDSLHPFTTQHFTIFPYKSRWERVSELRFRKGDVKLSAYPFLITLYVETNEPVPQYTMDRASEWIPPNRETALGSPCFSPSLEWEPKRRRTEQAQEGAQNLDNHHNMLDAPHPEYLQESPYLANGAEGMACGSELHADSEVPSQPASGAKNPATKDESHAHHKYHFNSYTPVYCSRFRSVHMERLEPPLSFLIILVMV